The Pseudoalteromonas translucida KMM 520 genome has a window encoding:
- a CDS encoding KpsF/GutQ family sugar-phosphate isomerase: MTKLSFIEQGLRVLDIERQALFDIKQYVDDNFHQACQLMYDCSGRIIIIGMGKSGHIGHKIAATLASTGSPAFFVHPGEASHGDLGMITKNDVVMLISNSGETSEVLNIIPVLKRLGAKIISMTGNTQSTMATLANVHVCIKVEKEACSLGLAPTASTTATLAMGDAMAVALLEARGFTADDFALSHPGGSLGKRLLLTLKDVMHSGVNTPIITTSQTIKDALIEMTAKGLGMTAIVDDNQQLAGLFTDGDLRRILEQRVDIHTTLIDAVMTKSCTTATQDMLAAQALNIMEHKRINGLIIINEHNQPIGALNMQDLLKAGVL, from the coding sequence ATGACCAAGCTAAGTTTTATCGAGCAAGGACTACGCGTTCTTGATATCGAGCGCCAAGCACTTTTTGATATAAAACAATATGTAGATGATAATTTTCATCAGGCATGTCAGCTTATGTATGACTGCAGCGGCCGTATTATAATTATTGGTATGGGTAAGTCGGGGCATATTGGCCATAAAATTGCGGCAACTTTAGCAAGTACTGGCAGCCCTGCTTTTTTTGTGCACCCTGGCGAAGCCAGTCACGGTGATTTAGGCATGATCACTAAAAACGATGTCGTTATGCTTATTTCTAACTCTGGCGAAACCAGTGAAGTACTTAATATTATTCCCGTGTTAAAACGCCTTGGTGCAAAAATTATTTCCATGACAGGAAATACGCAATCAACTATGGCAACACTTGCTAACGTGCATGTATGCATTAAAGTAGAAAAAGAAGCCTGCTCATTAGGCTTAGCACCAACAGCAAGTACCACTGCCACACTCGCAATGGGCGATGCAATGGCGGTAGCACTGTTAGAAGCGCGCGGATTTACTGCCGATGACTTTGCACTATCGCACCCCGGTGGCAGTTTAGGGAAGCGATTACTGCTCACCTTAAAAGATGTTATGCACAGCGGTGTAAATACGCCTATTATAACTACTTCGCAAACCATTAAAGATGCGCTGATTGAAATGACAGCTAAAGGCTTAGGTATGACCGCCATAGTTGACGATAATCAGCAACTCGCCGGGTTATTTACCGATGGTGATTTACGTCGTATTTTAGAGCAACGCGTTGATATTCATACCACGCTAATAGATGCAGTGATGACTAAATCGTGTACCACGGCAACCCAAGATATGCTTGCTGCGCAAGCGCTTAATATTATGGAACATAAACGTATTAATGGCTTAATTATTATTAATGAGCATAATCAGCCTATTGGGGCACTCAATATGCAAGACCTACTTAAAGCAGGAGTATTATAA